The proteins below are encoded in one region of Apium graveolens cultivar Ventura chromosome 4, ASM990537v1, whole genome shotgun sequence:
- the LOC141719552 gene encoding protein FAR1-RELATED SEQUENCE 5-like, whose protein sequence is MNVIGNIHGGNDKVGFNVQHVRNVLRDERKKRFEISDTQAGLDLLHRLNEESGSKYFIRTEVDEENHLKCLVWIDPRCIMAYQNFGDVMAFDTTYRTNRCAMPFVPFTGVNHHYQSLIFGFALTRDEHASNFEWIFRTWLEGVGNNPLLTIITDQDQAMASAITVVLPNTTHLLCSWYISQKFPEKLAHYYSAFPEFKTDFNNCIYKSLTECVFEARWTSFVEKYHLQDHKWLNGLYELKHKWIPAYTRNKFSVFQNITSRSEGMNSFFDKYVSSATGLKEFIENAQKALARQFMREKEEDYITTNLKLPMKLHTTLEYHASCIYIKEMFRRFQDELVESSKYFVEKDRRVSEEGEGMGDVYTYYSCYRPMPEPTRINVYFVAFEKASSLVMCTCRMLEHLGLPCRHLLAVFTKKRFGKFPRIT, encoded by the coding sequence ATGAATGTGATTGGTAACATTCATGGAGGTAATGACAAAGTTGGTTTCAATGTTCAACATGTTAGGAATGTGTTAAGAGACGAGAGGAAGAAAAGGTTTGAGATTAGTGACACCCAAGCGGGGTTGGACTTGTTGCATAGGTTGAATGAAGAAAGTggttctaaatattttattaggaCCGAAGTCGATGAAGAGAATCACTTGAAGTGTCTAGTATGGATTGATCCGAGATGTATAATGGCTTACCAAAATTTTGGCGATGTTATGGCTTTTGATACCACTTATCGGACAAATAGGTGTGCAATGCCATTTGTCCCATTTACCGGAGTCAATCATCATTATCAATCATTAATTTTTGGGTTTGCATTGACGCGGGATGAACACGCGTCGAATTTTGAGTGGATTTTTCGTACGTGGCTTGAAGGTGTGGGGAATAATCCTCTATTGACTATAATCACGGATCAAGATCAAGCCATGGCAAGCGCTATTACGGTTGTACTCCCGAATACTACCCATTTATTGTGTTCTTGGTACATTAGTCAAAAATTCCCCGAGAAATTAGCTCATTATTATTCGGCTTTTCCGGAATTCAAGACGGACTTCAACAATTGCATTTATAAATCTCTCACCGAATGTGTTTTTGAAGCTAGATGGACGTCGTTTGTGGAAAAGTATCACTTGCAAGATCATAAATGGTTAAATGGGTTATATGAGTTGAAGCACAAGTGGATTCCTGCATATACTAGAAACAAATTTTCGGTGTTTCAAAATATTACATCGAGGAGTGAGGGGATGAATTCTTTCTTTGATAAGTATGTGAGTTCGGCAACCGGTTTGAAGGAATTCATTGAAAATGCCCAAAAAGCATTGGCAAGGCAATTCATGAGGGAGAAGGAAGAAGATTATATCACCACTAATCTAAAACTTCCCATGAAATTGCATACCACATTGGAGTATCATGCTTCTTGTATCTACATTAAGGAAATGTTTAGAAGATTTCAAGATGAATTGGTTGAGTCTTCAAAATACTTTGTTGAAAAAGACCGACGAGTTAGTGAAGAAGGGGAGGGAATGGGGGATGTTTATACATACTATAGTTGTTATAGGCCCATGCCCGAGCCTACGAGAATAAATGTTTATTTTGTGGCATTCGAGAAAGCAAGCTCTTTGGTAATGTGTACGTGTAGAATGCTTGAACATTTGGGGCTACCTTGTAGACACCTATTGGCGGTCTTCACTAAGAAACGGTTCGGGAAATTCCCCCGTATTACATAA